Within the Tessaracoccus flavescens genome, the region CGTCGAGTTCCCGACCGGGCAGCGGGGCGATTCGTCGGGTGCGGTCGATCGGCTTGATCAGCAGGTCGTCGAGGTTGGCGAGCACATGGCCGCGGGCGGCGTCGTCGCCGCACCACCACGTCTGCGCCGAGGGCAGGAGGAGGTCTTCGCCGAGCAGTTGGCGGGCGAGGGTCGGCAGCAGGCCGAGCAGGGCCGGGTTCTCGAGCACTCCGCTGCCGATCGGGTTGACGGTGGCGACGTTGCCGAGCCGGGCGGCCTCCAGCAGGCCTGCGAGGCCGAGCTGGGAGTCGCTGCGGAACTCGAGCGGGTCGATCAGTTCGGAGGCCACGCGGCGCAGGATGACGTCGACGAGTTCGCGCCCGTCGGGCGAGTTGATCCAGACCTGGCCGTCGCGCAGCACGAGATCCTCCGCCTCGACGAGCGCGTAGCCGAGCAGGGTGGCGATGAAGCCCTGCTCGTAGGCGGTGGCATCGGAGGCGCCCGACCACATCAGCACACCCCTCGGCGTGTGTCCGTCGCGGGGTGCAAGCTGCTGGAGCGCGGCGCGCATGGCGGAGAAGTAGCTACGCAGACGGGCGGGCCGGGCGTCGTGGTGGAGATCGCCCATGATGCGCGAGGTGATCCGACGGTTGGCCATGGCGTAGCCGGCGCCCGCCGGGGTGCCGGTGCGATCACCGAGCACGGTCCACTCCCCCGTCGAGGAACGACCGAGGTCGGTTGCGACGAGCGGGAGCCAGGTCTCACCAGGAACGGGGATCCCGCACGCCTGGTGCAGGAACTCCTGATGCCCCCACACGATCTCTGCAGGGATCGCGCCCGAGGAGAGCAGCCGCTGGTCGCCGTAGATGTCGGCGAGCACGAGGGAGAGCAGCCGAGCGCGCTGGGCGAGGCCAGCCTCGAGCCGGTCCCACTCCTGGGCGGTGAGGATCACGGGCAGCGGGTCGATGATCCAGCGCCTGCCCGACTCCCCGCCGTAGAGGATGCCCTCGTCCCGGACGAGGTCTGCCATCTCCGCCCGAGCCACTACGAGGCCGTCGAGGCCGAGCGCCTCCATCGTCGCGGCGAGCGGCTCCTGGTCCGGACGGAGCCCGGACGTCGAGGTGAGCTCGTCCCAGTGCGCGGTGAGCCTGGCGCGGTAGGCGGCCAGCTCGTTGGTCGCGGTCGCCTCGGCAGTCACGGCGACAACCCTACTGCCGCCCGGCCGGGCACTCCACCGACTCGTGGTACCTCACTGTCAAGTCCCCGCGAAATGGTAGGCCTTACCTCAGATATTTTTCCCCGCGAAAACAAGGGTTAGCTGGCCCGGGTTTTGAGGCCGGCGGGGTCGGGTGCCTTCCATGCGATGTGTTGTTCGAGACGGGCTGTCTTTCGGCCTGCGAGTCGGGTGAGCTCCTGTTGGATCTCGGTGATGCGTCGTTGCATTGCGACGGGTTTGAGGGTGGCCTTGTAGGCGGCTAGTTCTGTTTCCTGGGCGGGGTTGAGGACCCCGGCGGCCAGGAGCCTCTGGTAGGGGGAGCGTGGCTTGTCGTAGAGGCGTTTGCGGCGCCCTACGGTGTCGGTGGCCCAGCCTTCGGGTTTCTTCGTGGGGGTGAAGAAGTTGAGCCGGTCGTTGACCAGCGGCCATAGCTGGTTGAGTAACGCGAGTTCGGTGGCGGTGTCGTAGCGGTGGTAGAAGCCGTAGCGGCGCACGAGGTGGTTGTTCTTCGATTCGATGGTGGCTTGATCGTTTTTCTTGTAAGGCCGCGACCGGGTGAAGAACACCTCTCGTTGGCCGGCCCAGCCGATCAGGTCGTGGTTGATGAACTCCGAGCCGTTGTCACAATCGATCCCGGTGACCGCGAACGGGACCTGGGCGATGAAGTGGTCGAACGCGGTCCGGATGTGGAGGTGGGCGTTGTTGCGGATGGAGTAGGTGAAGCTCCAGCCGGTGTGCATGTCGGTGAAGTTCACGCTGCGGGCGAACTCGCCCTTCAGCGTGGGGCCGCAGTGGGCCACGGTGTCGACTTCGAAGAACCCGGGTTCGGCTTCGACCTCGTCACCGGCTTTACGCACGGTGATCGAGTTTCGTAGCAGGCTGCCGGGCTTGGTGGCGGTCTTTCCTCGGATCGGGTCCTTCGCCCGCGCCGGTGCGAGGTACCGGTCGATCGTGGCCGCCGACATCGATTCCAGCTCGGCCCTGACCTCGGCGCTGTAACGGTCCTGGCTAGGCACCAGTTCGCCTTCGGCTTCCATCGCATCGATCAGATCGCTCATGGATGCGGCGAGGTACTGCCCGCAGCTGCCCCCCGAGGCCGCCCATACCCGCTGCAGGATCAGCCTGGCGTCGTAGGAGTACTTACACGCCTTGGTCTTGCGCCGATCGATCACCGCGACCGTCGCGGTGGCCCGTCCCGGGGCCTGTTTCAACCGGGCCACCAACTGCTGGCGGGCATGGTCACGGTTCCAGCCGGTGATCTCGACCACGTGGTCGAGGATCTGGGACTTGCCCTTCTTCGGGGCCGCGGCATAGGCCTTGGCGTACTTCTTCGTGATCTCGACTCGGGCTGCCATCGACAGCTTCTCTCCAACCTCCACACCCCATCGTGGCCGGTCACTGTTTCCCGGGGAAAAGTATGTGAGGTACGGCCCCTTCGTTCGCGGGGACTATGTATGAGTGTCGTCGCGACTTAGCGCCGCCGGGCACCGTAGGTCTACAATCGACGATGGACGAGACGGCCAGATGATCGCGGCTGGAGACAGCTGAGGAAAGTCCGGACTCCACAGAGCAGGGTGGTGGGTAACGCCCACCCGGGGTGACCCGCGGGAAAGTGCCACA harbors:
- a CDS encoding integrase catalytic domain-containing protein; protein product: MAARVEITKKYAKAYAAAPKKGKSQILDHVVEITGWNRDHARQQLVARLKQAPGRATATVAVIDRRKTKACKYSYDARLILQRVWAASGGSCGQYLAASMSDLIDAMEAEGELVPSQDRYSAEVRAELESMSAATIDRYLAPARAKDPIRGKTATKPGSLLRNSITVRKAGDEVEAEPGFFEVDTVAHCGPTLKGEFARSVNFTDMHTGWSFTYSIRNNAHLHIRTAFDHFIAQVPFAVTGIDCDNGSEFINHDLIGWAGQREVFFTRSRPYKKNDQATIESKNNHLVRRYGFYHRYDTATELALLNQLWPLVNDRLNFFTPTKKPEGWATDTVGRRKRLYDKPRSPYQRLLAAGVLNPAQETELAAYKATLKPVAMQRRITEIQQELTRLAGRKTARLEQHIAWKAPDPAGLKTRAS